The nucleotide sequence CTTACTTGCATCTTGTGGAGAAAGAGATGTCCGATTAAGAAAGGAAGAGTAACACCAATTGATGCTGCtgacaaaatcaaaagaaacccCTTTCCGTAACCAAACGTAAGTCCTGCCATCCACATGGAAGGAGAAGAGGGAAGAAGAATGCTTGGGAACAATGCTACCGAGGCAAAGAGTAGAAGACCAAGAACCGGGATGCTGAAAGTTCCTCTCACCCATTTTATAAACGGAATCAGTTCCTGAAAACGTAAAACACATCAAGCACATATGAGGATATATACTTGACGTTTCATAACATAAGAGACCAACTCTATTAGGCTATCACAAATCTCAACAATTGCATAGTTTACAAACATCAAAATGGATCCCTTTATTAACACATACACAGAAATAGTGCAAAtccatataaaaattatttacattcGAA is from Camelina sativa cultivar DH55 unplaced genomic scaffold, Cs unpScaffold02865, whole genome shotgun sequence and encodes:
- the LOC104774444 gene encoding uncharacterized protein LOC104774444 codes for the protein YVKLRGGSDEEEGSSSESESSSGCSIGSVTSVWFWVKLISLVAFLGSLAFVIIKWIGPFLIEKELIPFIKWVRGTFSIPVLGLLLFASVALFPSILLPSSPSMWMAGLTFGYGKGFLLILSAASIGVTLPFLIGHLFLHK